One Pseudodesulfovibrio cashew DNA window includes the following coding sequences:
- a CDS encoding ADP-ribosylglycohydrolase family protein, with product MAELTRRDRAMGAIVGLYVGDALGLGPHWYYDLVQLRADFGEWISDYAPPKPGRYHDGCQAGDVSQTGQVSQLLLASLADTDEYDESDFTGRLDNFLDSLDGTPNGGRYTDIAMREVWTAQHEGADWSGAASMADTGEAAIRAVMLAARYADKPRDLAQHALSNIRLTHGEPFIQAQSLAFALAVCRLIRGKTLADSGKSLMGWAQHDVDRALIDVFLQPGLVHAAAINPSIIVEPPHAIAQIYGLACQLGFLLPAAYWLASRYENDFETAVLTAVNGGGNNMARACMTGALSGALVGLAGIPERFVDGLRDRDEILANAEKVASRLS from the coding sequence ATGGCGGAATTAACGCGCAGGGATCGGGCCATGGGTGCGATCGTCGGGTTGTACGTAGGCGATGCCCTGGGGCTGGGGCCGCATTGGTATTATGATCTTGTGCAGTTGCGGGCTGATTTCGGGGAGTGGATTTCGGACTATGCACCGCCCAAGCCGGGGCGCTATCACGACGGCTGCCAGGCGGGCGACGTGTCCCAGACCGGACAGGTTTCCCAACTGCTTCTGGCCTCGTTGGCCGATACGGACGAGTACGACGAATCGGATTTCACCGGTCGGCTTGATAATTTTCTGGATTCTCTGGACGGTACGCCCAATGGCGGCCGTTATACGGATATCGCCATGCGCGAGGTCTGGACAGCCCAGCACGAAGGCGCGGACTGGAGCGGGGCGGCGAGCATGGCGGACACCGGGGAGGCGGCAATCCGCGCAGTGATGTTGGCCGCGCGTTACGCGGACAAACCGCGCGACTTGGCGCAGCATGCCCTGAGCAATATACGCCTTACTCATGGAGAACCGTTCATCCAGGCCCAGTCATTGGCTTTTGCGCTTGCCGTCTGTCGTCTCATTCGCGGCAAGACATTGGCCGATTCGGGAAAATCCCTGATGGGCTGGGCGCAGCATGATGTCGACCGGGCGCTGATTGACGTATTCCTGCAACCTGGGTTGGTTCACGCAGCTGCGATCAATCCATCCATCATCGTGGAGCCGCCTCACGCCATTGCACAGATTTACGGTCTGGCCTGTCAGCTCGGCTTTCTGCTTCCGGCGGCCTACTGGCTTGCTTCACGGTATGAAAATGATTTTGAAACCGCTGTGCTGACCGCCGTCAACGGTGGCGGCAACAACATGGCCCGCGCCTGCATGACAGGTGCCTTGAGCGGGGCTCTGGTGGGGCTTGCGGGTATTCCCGAACGGTTTGTCGATGGATTGCGTGACAGGGATGAGATTCTCGCCAACGCGGAAAAAGTGGCGTCCCGGCTGAGCTAG
- the deoA gene encoding thymidine phosphorylase: MLPQEVIRRKRDGHSLRREDLDSFIKGVTDSSITEGQVAAFAMAVFFRGMSPEETAWLTAAMAASGERLSWDLDGPVLDKHSTGGVGDLVSLVLGPMVAACGGYVPMISGRGLGHTGGTLDKLESIPGYEAMPGNDRFRRTVREAGVAIIGQTGSLAPADGRIYAIRDVTATVESIPLITASILSKKLAAGLEGLVMDVKTGNGAFMSEYERSVALAGSLVSVAGEAGLPTSALVTDMSEPLAPCAGNALEVAEAVRFLTGVRRDPRLAQVVMALCAEMLLLGGLAAERGEAEAMLHRVLDSGLAAEHFGRMVAGLGGPTDFIERWEAYLPAAPRQVAVAAPASGYVAGWETRRLGLAVVCQGGGRIRADQHVDHSVGLSDIVRVGTFVKKGDPLAVLHGEGEDVGEAVRAMVLEAVTLRPEVPEARDVIFDWQGEGA, from the coding sequence ATGCTGCCACAGGAGGTTATTCGTCGGAAACGAGACGGCCACTCTTTGCGTCGGGAGGATCTTGACAGTTTCATCAAAGGTGTGACCGACAGTTCCATCACTGAAGGCCAGGTGGCCGCGTTTGCCATGGCCGTTTTTTTTAGGGGTATGAGCCCGGAGGAGACCGCCTGGCTCACTGCGGCCATGGCTGCCTCTGGCGAACGGCTTTCTTGGGATCTGGACGGCCCGGTGCTGGACAAGCATTCCACGGGTGGCGTCGGTGATCTTGTCAGCCTGGTGCTCGGTCCCATGGTCGCGGCCTGCGGCGGCTACGTGCCCATGATTTCCGGCCGAGGTTTGGGGCACACGGGCGGCACCCTGGACAAGCTTGAATCCATTCCAGGTTATGAGGCCATGCCTGGCAATGATCGGTTCCGGCGCACCGTGCGCGAGGCCGGAGTGGCCATCATCGGTCAGACCGGCTCCCTGGCCCCTGCGGATGGGCGTATCTACGCCATCCGCGACGTCACGGCCACGGTGGAGTCCATTCCGCTGATAACGGCATCCATCCTGTCCAAGAAGCTGGCGGCCGGACTTGAGGGGCTGGTCATGGACGTGAAGACCGGCAACGGCGCGTTCATGTCAGAATATGAGCGTTCGGTGGCTCTGGCCGGATCCCTTGTGTCCGTTGCGGGAGAGGCCGGCCTGCCCACCTCGGCATTGGTCACGGACATGAGCGAGCCCCTGGCCCCGTGCGCGGGCAACGCGTTGGAGGTGGCCGAGGCGGTCCGTTTTCTAACCGGAGTAAGGCGCGACCCGAGGCTTGCGCAGGTGGTCATGGCCTTGTGCGCAGAAATGCTGCTCCTGGGCGGCCTCGCGGCCGAGCGCGGCGAGGCTGAGGCGATGCTGCATCGTGTTCTGGACAGCGGGCTGGCAGCGGAACATTTTGGGCGTATGGTTGCCGGGCTTGGAGGCCCCACGGATTTTATTGAGCGCTGGGAGGCGTATCTCCCGGCTGCGCCCCGACAGGTGGCGGTGGCCGCTCCGGCGAGCGGGTATGTGGCTGGCTGGGAAACGCGTAGGCTTGGTCTGGCAGTGGTCTGCCAGGGCGGGGGTAGGATTCGGGCGGACCAACATGTGGATCATTCCGTTGGGCTGTCGGATATCGTCCGCGTGGGTACTTTTGTGAAGAAGGGCGACCCGCTGGCGGTGTTGCACGGCGAAGGTGAGGACGTGGGCGAGGCTGTGCGAGCAATGGTGCTGGAGGCGGTTACTCTCCGCCCCGAGGTCCCGGAGGCGAGAGATGTGATATTCGATTGGCAGGGCGAGGGCGCATGA
- a CDS encoding cytidine deaminase, whose translation MSEISEKILDTLVEAARQASFNAYAPYSGFSVGAALLTEGGDIYVGCNVENASFGLTNCAERSALFSAVADGCGRGDFVALLIYTPGGTPHPPCGACRQVLSEFFMPEDIVYSACEAGRTVSWTMDDLLPDAFILPDEEE comes from the coding sequence ATGAGCGAGATTAGCGAGAAGATACTGGATACGTTGGTGGAGGCGGCGAGGCAGGCGTCATTCAACGCCTATGCGCCGTACAGCGGCTTTTCCGTGGGAGCGGCCTTGCTGACCGAGGGCGGCGATATCTACGTGGGTTGCAATGTGGAGAATGCCTCCTTCGGCCTGACCAACTGTGCGGAGCGTTCGGCCCTGTTTTCTGCCGTAGCCGACGGGTGCGGCAGGGGGGACTTCGTGGCGTTGCTTATCTACACCCCCGGAGGTACGCCGCATCCCCCTTGCGGGGCGTGTCGGCAGGTGTTGAGTGAGTTCTTCATGCCTGAGGATATTGTCTATTCTGCCTGCGAGGCGGGTAGGACCGTCTCTTGGACCATGGACGACCTATTGCCGGATGCCTTTATCCTGCCGGACGAGGAAGAGTAG
- a CDS encoding CBS domain-containing protein: protein MLKVKDLMTYPVFSLRETDSLLNARTLMALQRIRHIPIVAEGDTFTGLLTHRDLLSATISKLAEVDPETQKEIDAGIPIREIMRTDVKTVTGETQVKEAALLLLNHKYGCLPVVEDKVLVGIVTEADFLRLTIRLMDALDEGK from the coding sequence ATGCTCAAAGTCAAAGACCTCATGACCTATCCGGTATTTTCACTCAGGGAGACCGATTCCCTGCTCAACGCGCGGACGCTCATGGCACTGCAACGCATCCGCCACATCCCCATCGTTGCCGAGGGCGACACCTTCACGGGATTGCTCACCCACCGGGACCTCCTCTCCGCCACCATCTCAAAACTGGCCGAGGTCGACCCCGAAACCCAGAAGGAAATCGACGCGGGCATCCCCATAAGGGAGATCATGCGTACGGACGTCAAAACGGTTACGGGCGAGACACAGGTCAAGGAAGCCGCCCTGCTGCTGCTCAATCATAAATACGGCTGCCTTCCTGTAGTTGAAGACAAGGTGCTGGTCGGCATAGTGACTGAGGCCGACTTCCTGCGCCTGACCATCCGACTGATGGACGCCCTGGATGAAGGAAAATAG
- a CDS encoding protein-L-isoaspartate(D-aspartate) O-methyltransferase, which translates to MVDPVRSRERMVREQIEARGVSDRAVLNAMRKIPRHEFVEEALAYKAYSDSPLPIGEGQTISQPYIVAHMSEKLEVEPGMKVLEIGTGSGYQAAVLAELGAEVYTVERIKKLFFAARKRFMDMRMFSVKLKLDDGTMGWPDEAPFDRIIVTAGGPEVPEPLVDQLADGGRMLIPVGASKRFQELVLIEKQGGEVIRTNLGAVAFVDLVGSHGW; encoded by the coding sequence ATGGTTGATCCGGTCAGGTCCAGAGAGCGCATGGTGCGAGAACAGATCGAGGCGCGAGGCGTTTCCGACAGGGCGGTGCTGAACGCCATGCGGAAGATTCCGCGTCACGAGTTCGTGGAGGAAGCGCTGGCCTACAAGGCATACTCCGATAGTCCGTTGCCCATCGGGGAAGGGCAGACCATCTCCCAGCCATACATCGTGGCACACATGTCGGAGAAGCTCGAGGTTGAACCCGGCATGAAGGTGCTGGAAATCGGCACAGGGTCGGGATACCAGGCTGCCGTGCTGGCGGAGCTGGGCGCGGAAGTCTACACCGTGGAGCGCATCAAGAAACTGTTTTTCGCCGCGCGCAAGCGGTTCATGGACATGCGCATGTTTTCCGTCAAGCTCAAGCTGGACGACGGCACCATGGGCTGGCCGGACGAGGCCCCGTTCGACAGGATCATCGTCACCGCGGGAGGGCCGGAGGTGCCTGAACCTTTGGTGGACCAGCTTGCGGACGGAGGGCGTATGCTCATCCCTGTAGGCGCTTCCAAGCGTTTTCAGGAGTTGGTGCTGATTGAAAAGCAGGGCGGCGAGGTCATCAGGACCAACCTCGGGGCTGTTGCTTTTGTCGACCTTGTCGGCAGCCACGGATGGTAG
- a CDS encoding M23 family metallopeptidase: MKKDSKSVFPFILTTTIILLALGAAAFLLFKDTTPPAIAIGPDATDIGKGGKITVSVSDPGSGLKSLSVVAEQNGKSIPLIQKEYPAGTVQVEEEISLADGMVKEGAFTVTASAKDTSLYPFGTAGKSSAQKSFAYDGTPPRIFVETHTNNLNQGGAGFLVYSLSEEVDHTGVSVGERFFPGHLQQSGNGTFRYYCLFAHPWDTPVKDFKPFIVASDKAGNESKRPFNYHTNAKAFRKDRINLSDSFMERTIPEFQGLVPDKGTLLDRYLYINNTLRKENRAKLVEFSHQTSPTMLWSGIFRRLPNAANRARFADARDYMYNGKKVDQQTHLGLDLASIRHAPVPAGNNGTVVYADFLGIYGNVVVLDHGLGLQTLYAHLSSIDVKTGDTVSKGDIIAHTGFTGLAGGDHLHYGVTVAGIPVQPIEWWDASWIKHNVTSKMD; the protein is encoded by the coding sequence ATGAAAAAGGACAGCAAATCGGTCTTTCCCTTCATCCTGACGACGACAATAATTCTCCTGGCATTGGGAGCGGCGGCATTCCTTCTTTTCAAGGACACCACGCCCCCGGCCATCGCCATTGGACCGGATGCCACGGATATAGGCAAGGGCGGCAAGATAACGGTCAGCGTAAGCGATCCCGGCAGCGGCCTGAAATCCCTCAGCGTCGTAGCCGAACAAAACGGTAAGTCCATCCCGCTGATCCAGAAGGAATATCCCGCTGGCACCGTACAGGTAGAAGAAGAAATCAGCCTGGCCGACGGCATGGTAAAGGAAGGAGCGTTCACCGTCACGGCCTCGGCCAAAGACACCTCGCTCTACCCCTTCGGCACGGCGGGCAAGTCCTCTGCGCAGAAGAGTTTCGCCTACGACGGCACCCCGCCGCGCATCTTCGTCGAGACCCACACCAACAACCTGAATCAGGGCGGTGCAGGCTTCCTGGTCTACTCCCTGTCCGAAGAGGTTGACCACACCGGAGTCAGTGTGGGCGAGCGATTCTTCCCCGGCCACCTTCAGCAATCCGGCAACGGCACCTTCCGCTACTACTGCCTGTTCGCCCACCCCTGGGATACCCCGGTCAAAGACTTCAAACCGTTCATCGTGGCCTCGGACAAGGCGGGCAATGAATCCAAGCGGCCTTTCAACTACCACACCAACGCGAAAGCCTTCCGCAAGGACCGCATCAACCTGTCCGACTCCTTCATGGAGCGGACTATCCCGGAATTTCAGGGCCTGGTCCCGGACAAGGGCACCCTCCTCGACCGCTACCTCTACATCAACAACACCCTGCGCAAGGAAAACCGCGCCAAGCTGGTTGAATTCAGCCACCAGACCAGCCCGACCATGCTCTGGTCCGGTATATTCCGAAGGCTGCCAAACGCGGCCAACCGCGCCAGGTTCGCCGATGCCAGGGACTACATGTACAACGGGAAAAAGGTGGATCAACAGACCCACCTAGGCCTCGACCTCGCCTCCATCCGGCACGCGCCGGTCCCTGCGGGCAACAACGGCACCGTGGTATATGCGGATTTCCTCGGCATCTACGGCAACGTCGTGGTGCTGGACCACGGCCTGGGACTCCAGACCCTGTATGCGCACCTGAGCTCCATCGACGTCAAGACGGGAGACACCGTGTCCAAGGGTGACATCATCGCCCATACGGGCTTCACGGGCCTTGCCGGAGGTGATCACCTCCACTACGGCGTCACTGTGGCGGGCATTCCAGTCCAACCAATCGAATGGTGGGACGCAAGCTGGATCAAGCACAACGTCACCTCGAAAATGGACTAA